From one Populus alba chromosome 17, ASM523922v2, whole genome shotgun sequence genomic stretch:
- the LOC118029392 gene encoding receptor-like protein kinase FERONIA, whose translation MSSSSSSSSKSLSLTNLSLFTPLHLSFLFLHLTILVTGDPPPPYVPLDSIALDCGSSDDSIGIDRNWTADINSKVAILDQGSPSTNLKANGASPSSVPYYTARVSLSKFTYTFRVNTTGPKFVRLYFNPASYTGLNRSKASFSVKSGRYTFLSNFSGFHYTDPRGERGYAREFILSVVDEQKNLSITFTPSPHVAYAYAFINGIEIVSMPTNLYYTAGDDPGMYGFEQQAYLPLQNDTALEIMYRVNVGGAEITPPEDTGMYRSWLSDVDYLTDARPGAFNFNYTIQLRYNNHTRYAAPDVLYRTAKTMGPDSTVNKKYNMTWEFPVHSTFNYLVRLHFCQFIPIILQKGDLVFKIYIANQTAERYADIISWAAGYGVPIYKDYVVMMDAGGNEGIQNLSIALHPIPSTQTVNAMLNGAEIFKLSNSDNLAGPNPDAYPDSPISNTPSATSTKPKNSRRTVAIIGAAVAGIAVFSVLFLLIFRRRVQKFKDLVSGDAASNLSPLVSSSRKSTKTHRPSLPSDLCYRFSLVEIIAATNNFDDSFIIGVGGFGNVYKGLFDGGVNRAAIKRLNPSSRQGATEFRTEIEMLSQLRFRHLVSLIGYCNENNEMILVYDYMARGTLRDHLYRTDNPPLSWTQRLEICIGAARGLDYLHTGAKHTVIHRDVKTTNILLDEKWVAKVSDFGLSKTGPTSTSKGHVSTVVKGSIGYLDPEYCQRQQLTEKSDVYSFGVVLFEVLCARPAINRSAVPASLAELARQSHSNGTINEIIDPYLDGKISPDCLKNFVDVAVRCLLENGIERPSMTDVVWGLEFALQLQESAEEYVKVAQTEKEDNMETPLKGSSIDDSSDLFSTGSELVVNSRILEMATTSSSDGQSFLSNESEKMMSGAVFSEIMNPKGR comes from the coding sequence atgagtagcagcagcagcagcagcagcaaatctctctctctcacaaacTTATCTCTCTTCACTCCTCTGCACCTCTCCTTCCTGTTCCTCCATCTCACCATCCTTGTAACCGGGGATCCACCACCACCTTACGTCCCCCTCGATAGCATAGCGCTCGATTGTGGTTCATCCGACGATAGTATTGGAATCGATAGAAACTGGACTGCAGACATCAACTCAAAAGTGGCCATTCTAGATCAAGGCAGCCCCTCAACAAATCTCAAAGCAAATGGAGCCTCCCCTAGCTCTGTACCTTATTATACTGCTCGCGTCTCTCTCTCCAAATTCACCTACACGTTTCGTGTCAATACAACGGGACCTAAGTTTGTTCGCCTCTATTTCAATCCAGCTTCCTACACTGGTCTCAACAGGTCTAAAGCATCTTTTTCTGTCAAATCCGGTCGCTATACCTTTCTTAGCAACTTCAGTGGCTTCCATTACACTGACCCTCGTGGTGAACGAGGTTACGCCAGAGAATTCATCTTAAGTGTTGTAGATGAGCAGAAAAATCTGAGCATAACGTTCACGCCAAGCCCTCATGTAGCTTATGCATATGCTTTTATCAACGGGATTGAAATCGTATCCATGCCCACCAATCTTTATTACACTGCAGGAGATGACCCAGGGATGTATGGTTTTGAGCAGCAGGCCTATCTTCCCCTTCAAAATGACACTGCTTTAGAGATCATGTACCGAGTAAATGTGGGTGGGGCAGAGATCACACCGCCCGAGGACACTGGCATGTATCGAAGTTGGTTAAGCGATGTCGATTACTTGACGGATGCTCGACCAGGcgcttttaattttaattacactATTCAACTTCGGTATAATAACCACACTCGCTATGCTGCACCTGACGTCCTCTATCGAACTGCTAAGACCATGGGGCCCGATTCTACTGTAAATAAGAAATACAATATGACTTGGGAGTTTCCGGTCCACTCCACGTTCAACTATCTTGTTAGGCTTCATTTCTGTCAGTTTATACCGATTATATTGCAAAAAGGCGACCTagtctttaaaatatatatcgcTAATCAAACGGCAGAGCGTTACGCAGATATAATCTCTTGGGCTGCTGGATATGGGGTTCCCATATACAAAGATTACGTCGTGATGATGGATGCCGGAGGAAACGAAGGGATACAGAATTTATCAATTGCATTGCACCCTATTCCGTCTACTCAAACCGTGAATGCAATGTTGAATGGAGCTGAAATCTTCAAATTGAGCAATTCAGACAATCTTGCCGGACCAAATCCTGACGCGTATCCGGACAGCCCTATTAGTAATACTCCTAGCGCGACCTCAACAAAGCCAAAGAATAGTCGAAGAACAGTCGCCATTATTGGTGCTGCTGTTGCGGGCATTGCTGTCTTCTCAGTTCTATTTCTCTTGATTTTCCGTAGAAGAGTCCAAAAATTCAAGGACCTGGTTTCTGGTGATGCAGCTTCAAACTTAAGCCCTCTTGTTTCCTCTTCAAGAAAGTCAACAAAGACCCATAGGCCATCTCTACCTTCTGATCTATGCTACCGTTTCTCGCTAGTTGAGATCATAGCAGCTACAAACAACTTCGACGATTCATTCATTATTGGTGTTGGTGGCTTCGGTAACGTGTACAAAGGATTATTTGATGGTGGAGTCAATCGTGCTGCGATCAAGCGATTGAATCCAAGTTCACGGCAGGGTGCAACCGAGTTCAGGACAGAGATTGAGATGCTCTCCCAGCTTAGATTCCGCCATTTGGTTTCTCTAATTGGTTACtgtaatgagaataatgagatgATCCTGGTGTATGATTATATGGCTCGGGGGACGCTTCGTGATCATCTCTACAGAACTGATAATCCTCCACTTTCATGGACTCAGCGCCTAGAGATTTGCATCGGTGCTGCCCGTGGGTTGGATTACCTTCACACAGGTGCCAAGCACACTGTCATTCATCGTGATGTGAAGACAACAAATATCCTGCTGGATGAGAAATGGGTGGCCAAAGTTTCGGATTTCGGATTGTCCAAAACAGGCCCTACGAGCACATCGAAGGGCCACGTGAGCACCGTTGTGAAAGGTAGCATAGGGTACTTGGATCCCGAATATTGTCAACGCCAGCAATTGACAGAAAAATCTGATGTCTACTCATTTGGGGTTGTGTTGTTCGAGGTATTGTGTGCTAGACCAGCAATAAACCGATCAGCAGTGCCAGCAAGTCTAGCAGAGTTGGCTAGACAAAGCCACAGCAACGGAACGATTAATGAAATCATTGATCCGTATCTGGATGGAAAGATCTCACCAGATTGTCTGAAAAACTTTGTTGATGTTGCAGTGAGATGCTTGCTCGAGAATGGAATCGAAAGGCCATCGATGACGGATGTGGTTTGGGGCCTTGAGTTTGCATTACAACTGCAAGAGAGTGCAGAAGAGTATGTCAAAGTGGCTCAAACTGAGAAAGAAGATAACATGGAGACTCCTCTGAAAGGCTCCTCAATCGATGACAGCAGTGATTTGTTTAGCACTGGCAGTGAACTAGTTGTGAATTCCCGCATTTTGGAAATGGCAACAACAAGCAGCAGCGACGGACAGAGTTTTCTAAGCAACGAGTCGGAGAAAATGATGTCTGGTGCTGTGTTCTCCGAGATCATGAACCCAAAGGGGCGATGA